The genomic region GTCCCGCGCGAGCTGACAGCCTCCGGGCGGAGCCCTTCACAGGGGGGAACAGCTCCGCCCGGAGCAACATTGGGGTCTTTCAGTCAGTCGGTCCATCGGTCAGTCGGCCTGCCGGTGTCTGAGTCGTCCTACCGATCGACCGATCGACCGAGAGACCGATAGACACTTCGGAGGCCAACCATGATCCCCGCCGACCTTCTCCCTCCCGAAATCATGGAAGAGGATCCCCTCCTCGATTCGGCCGCGCAACTGGAACAGTCCGCCCGCGCGCTCGACCTCGAAGACTGGATCGTGCAGCGTCTCAAGCACCCGGAACGCGAGGTCACGGTCAATCTCCCGCTGCGGCGCGATTCCGGAGACGCCCTCACCTGCGCCGCGCTGCGCGTCCAGCACTACCACCCGCGCGCCGGCTGCCTGGGGCCGGTCGTGCTTGCGCCCGACGCCCACTTCGCCCAACTGCGCCCGCTCGCCCTGCACATGACCCTGCAATGCGCGCTGCTCGACCTGCCGCTGGGCGGCAGCGCCGGCGCCATCGTCTGCGATCCGGCGCAACTTTCCGAACGGGAATTGCGCCACCTGGTCCGCGATTACGTCGCTGCCCTCGACGTCCGCGGCGACATCTTTGCCCCCGCCGAATTCGCTGCCGCATGGACCCCGGCCAGCCGCCATCTTGATCCCGCCGCCCTGGTCGGCAAGCCGGCGATTCTCGGTGGACTTCCCGATCCCGCCGCCGCCCTCGCCGCCGGTTGGTTCACTTTGATTTCCGAAGCCTTGTCAGTGCAGAAACCAATCGCACGCCCGGCCCAGCCGCCAACCACCAGCCACCAGCCTTCGTCCGCGGTGGACGGCCGCCGCGTCGCTCTCCAGGGCTTCGGCCCAGCCGCAGCGGCGCTCGCCAACCTCCTGCACAACGCCGGGGCGCGCATCATCGCTCTGGCCGACAAGTCCGGCGGGCTGTTCGCCGAGCGCGGTCTCGACCTGGCCGCCGTCGCCGCCCATTTCACAACCCACGGCATGCTGTACGGCTTCGACGGCGCCGAAGCGGTGCGCAACTCCGAGGTCCTGGAATCTGCCTGCGACGTTCTGGTCGCCGCCGCTGCCGAACGCCAGGTCAATTGCCAGAACGCCTCTCGCATTCGCGCCTCGCTCCTTCTGGAAACCATGCCCAACGCGATCACTCCCGCGGCAGCGTCCATCCTCGCCTCGCGCGGCATCAGCGTCATCCCGGCTCTGCTGGGCGCGGCGCCCCGAATGCTGGCCTGGTTTGCCGAATGGCAGCACGGCCTCCACCACGCCGCACCCGAGCAAGCGGCCACCGAATCGCTGATCCACCACAGACTCACCGAGATCTTCCACCGGGCGCAGTCTTTTGCGGCATCGCGAAACTCTTCACTCCCCGATGCCTGCCGTCTGTTGGCGCTGGAAAAGCTGGCGGCCAAGTTGCGCCTCACGCAATAGGAATTCCCCTTTTGGGAATCACCTCCCATTCTGGACCGATTGTTGCACTATTTGTGCAAAACGGGCGCACACTGTTCGAGTCGGTTCTTCCCCGGGGAGCCCTCCATGCCGGCGCGCGAAATCCCGCCCCCGCAGTGGCCCAGCTTTCTCGGCAACTTTGGATTCCGCCACTTCGGCTGGAACGTCACCTTGCAGCAAGAATCGTGCGGACGCGGCAAGCACTGCGCCGCTAACCACTCGTTCCTGGAGGAACTCACCGCCGACGTCACCGACGGACACCAGCAGATCACCATCGTGCTCGGCACGCCGTTCCGGCCATTCCATACGCACGTGGTCAGCAATCCCCGCCGCGTGCGCGTCGTGGCCGGCGCTCAGCCCGCACTCGAGATCGAGTCCGCCGACGGCAGCACCGTTGTGGTGCATCTCCACCGCTACGACGGTGACATCTGAAATCCGCAACCTGAATTTTCGCATCAGAAATGAAAAAGGCGCGGCCGCAGCCGCACCTCACTGACCTGTCGCAATCTTGCTTTTCCTAACGCCTAAAACCTAACGCCCAAAACCTGTTTTACGATCCCACCAGCCTCTCCAGCCCCGCCTTGTTCTTGATCAGCAGCGTTGATCCCCGCAGCGATGCCAACTGCTTCTTGCGAAAGCTGCCGAGCAGCCGCGTCACCGTCTCGCGCGACGTCCCGATCACCTGCGCGATCTCCTCGTGGGTCAGCGCCAGCTTCACCCGGATGCCTTCCTTGGTCGCTTCGCCCTCGCTGGCCAGCTCCAGCAGCATGCGGGCCAGCTTCTCGCTCGCCGAGTGCGACAGCCCGATCGCCCGAATCATGTCGTACGCGTTATGGCAGTTGTCGCTCAGGTGCCGCGCCGCCTGCAGGCACGCCGAACCGTGCTCTTCCAGGAATTTCTGAAAATCTTCCCGCTTGATGAACACCACCTGGCAGGGCTGCACCGTCTCGGCGGTCAACTCGTACGGCTGGTTGCTGACCACGGCGTGCATCCCCAGCACCTCACCCGGCTCGGCGATCTTCAGGATCATCGTCTTGCCGTCGCTGGAATTCACCGACAGCTTCACCCGCCCGCGGCACAGCAGGTAGATCCCGCGCGGCAGTTGTCCCTCGACGAACAGCACGCTCGCCCGCGGTAGCGCGGACGGAAATTTGATCTTTTCGAAGGCGTCCAGGGTCCGGGGCGGCAGCGAGCAGAAAAAACTCTCGCTGCGCATCTTGCACATCAAGCAGTTTTCCACCAGCTCCATGCCGTACGGAGCAGCATTCGGCATTACATTCTCCTGGCCAGCATGGACGCGGCGTGCTGGTCCTAAACTTGTGGATACAGGCGTCAAGAATAGCACCAGGCTACGCGCATTCCTAGCAGAAGCAGCGGATCTACGCGTTACTTTCGAGCGCGACCGAGAGCGCTTCCCACTCCGCCACCAGCGGCGCCAGCTCCGACCGGCGCCGCTCCAGCAACTCGGTCAGGCGCGCCGTCTCCTGCACGCTGACGAAAGTCTGCAGCCCGCTCTCGCACTGCGCGATCTCCGCCTCCACCCGGCTTACCGCTTCTTCCAATTCCTGCTGCCGCTCCTGCATCTGCCGCAGCTTGATCGGATTCAGCCGCTTTCTCCCGAGACCTGCTTCACCACTTCGTCCATCCTGATCGTCCCCGATACCGATGTTTCGGAGGGGCACGGCGGAACCTGTCCCGAGCGAAGTCGAAGGGGAGGGAGTCGTGCCGTTCAATCCCGCGCCTTTGCCGGCTTTAGCCGCTGAGGGAATGTCCTTGCCTTCCTGCTCCTTCCTCCAGCGAAAGTCCTCATAGTTCCCCGGAAACACCGTCACCGTCTGCTCCGCGACTTCAAAAACCTTGGTTGCCAGCTTGTCGATGAAGTAGCGGTCGTGCGACACGAACACCACCGTCCCGGCAAATTTCTCCAGCGCTTCCAGCAGCACGTCCTTGGCGCGCAGATCGAGGTGGTTGGTGGGCTCGTCCAGCAGCAGGAAATTCGAGGGATACATCAGCATCCGCGCCAGCGCGTAGCGGTTGCGCTCGCCGCCCGAGAGCACCCTGATGCGCTTGAACACATCGCCCTCGGTGAACAGGAACGACCCCAGCAGACTGCGCAGCTCGGTCTGCGTGGCGCGCGGGGCCAGCTTTTCCAGATCGTCGAACACGCGCTGTTCCGGATCGAGCTGCTTGTACTGGTCCTGCGCAAAATAATCCGCCTCGACGTTGTGTCCCAGGCGACGCTCTCCGCTGGTCACCGGCTCCAGCCCCGCCAGAAGCCGGATCAGCGTGGACTTTCCGGCGCCGTTCACGCCCACCAGCGCAATCCGGTCGCCGCGCTCGATCAGGAAATTTACCTCGCGCAGCACCCGCCTCTCCCCATAGCTCTTCTCGACGCCGATGAACTCGGCCACCATGCGCCCGCTCGGCTTCGGCTGCGGGAACTTGAAGTGGATGGTGCGCTCTTCCGGCGGGATGTGGACGCGCTCCATCCGCTCCAGTTCCTTGATCCGGCTCTGCACCTGCTTGGCCTTGGTCGCCGTGTAGCGGAAGCGGTTGATGAACGCCTCCAGTTGCTCGATGCGCTCCCGCTGGTTGCGATACGCCGCCTGCAACTGCTCCAGCCGCTGCGTCTTTTGCGCCAGGTACTTGTCGTAATTGCCGGGATAGAAGTGGACGCGCTTGTTCCAGATTTCGACAATCTTCTTCACCGTGACGTCGAGAAAATAGCGGTCGTGGGAGATCAGCACGTAGGCATACGGGTACGCCTGCAAATATTCCTCAAGCCAGTTGCGCGATTCCAGGTCGAGATGGTTGGTGGGCTCGTCCAGCAGCAGCAGGTTGGGCTTCTGCAACAGCAGTTTCGCCAGCGCAATCCGCATTTGCCATCCGCCGGAAAATTCTTCCGTGCGCCGTTGCCAGTCTTCTTTTTGAAAACCGAGTCCGGCCAGAACCGCACCCACCTGCGCTTCGATGGCGTAGCCGTCGCGCGCGCCAAACTCGTGGTCCAGGCGGTGGTAGCGCTCGGCGACTTCGGCATACTCGGCGCTCGCCGGATCGAGCTCGGAAATCTTCCCCGCCAGCGCGTGCAACTCCTGCTCGATGCCCAGCAGCTCGGTGAATACCGACATGCACTCGTCGAAGACGCTGCGGCCCGCGAGCGCCAACCCTTCCTGCGGCAAGTAACCAAACGTGATGCCCCTGGCGACCGAGATGGCGCCGTAGTCGAGCGTCTCCAGCCCGCCCAGAATCTTCAGCAGCGTGGACTTTCCGGTGCCGTTGGCGCCGACCACGCCAACGCGGTCCTGCGGCGTGACCAGCCAGTCCAGGTCGTCGAAGAGTAGCTTTTCGCCGTATCGCTTGCCGGCGGAGGAGAGTTGAATCATGGGAAATTGGTAATTGGGTAATCGGGGAATTTGGTAATTGAAAACCAAACTCCCTAATGACAAGTTACCAAATTCGGAGGTCACGCGCGGTAAGCGTTTGATATTTCGTAAACCTAAGTTATCTCCGGGTTTTCTGGAATCCCGAAGATGTTGTTTTGTCAATGAGCGAGAGCACAAGATGCAGTGGCGCTAGCGCCAAAAGACGAATAGGCGCAGTGGCAATGCCCCTGCGCCCACTCCTCCGCTCACAACCAGTCTAGCCGTTCGGCAGGGGTAAACCCGCAACATCCGAAGAAACTTTATTTATCGTGATACGAGAGAGTTGCGGGGAACAGTTATAACAAAGGGACTTGACACAGATTTGTCAGGCCAGAGAAAGAGATCCGGCTGGGAGTTGTCCACCCTTTGCTGCGCAAAGGATGAAGCGCCCGGCAACTGGGTGTACAATGGCGACCGCTTGGGAGTCCAAGGAGGCAAGCCGGTTTAGAAAGCAGTTCAATACAAGTCGTGCTCAATTACTTGGCAATCGCAAAGTGGTGCGGAGAGCACTCGATGAAGGTGTAATTTTATGCCGATGCTGGACTTCGCGATTCTCACCGGACTTACTGAAGAGTTCAAGTACTTGCAGTCATTGTTCCCAGATCTGCGGGAGATCACGGTAGACGGAAATACTTGGTATCGAACGCGGGTGCAGGCGGATAACGGAACGCATTATGAGCTCGTTCTAGGTTATCAGGACCAGATGGGTCCACTAGATTCGCATGGGTTGGCGGTCAGAGTCATAGATCAATGGGATCCGGCCTACATCTTGCTGCTCGGAATAGCAGGTGTGTTCGACAGGGAGCTAAACCTCGGAGACGTTATCGTGGGACAGCAGATCTTCCACTATGACCCTAAGGCCGTAAAGGACTCCGGATTGGAATACCGACCGGCTGGATACCCGGGTGGAGTTGCGTTGGTTCGCCAGGTACATGCGGTGTCTGTGAGTGTGGAAGAGTTCGAGCAGTGGCAAAAATCCGGTGCGAAGAGCGCTGCAGACAAAGCAGGGCGGGTTAAGCTGACGAACAAAGTGGAGACTGCGAGTGCGTGCGATGCCTTGAGAGAGCACTCTCCTTCGATTTACGTGGGAACGGTCGCTTCCGGCACCGACGTCATCAAGTCCGAGAAAAAGAAAGAGGAATTGCTGCGTCTACATGGAAAGCTCCTTGGAACAGAGATGGAGGGCTGCGGTGTGATGCATGCCGCGTTTTTCCATCGCGAAACTCCCACGCAGGCTTTGTTGATCAAAGGGATATCGGATCGAGCCAACGCCGACAAGGCGAAGCTAGACGCCTTCAACCTTTGGCGCGAGCTTGCAGTTGAGAACGCTGCACGCCTTGCGCTGGCGATCATCAAACGCGGCAGATTGAAGCCGCAGCTAACGGAACAATTCGATCTTGATCCGACAAGCTCTAGTATTGACGTGGCACGTCAGAGAATCCCGCAGCCGCTCCGCCGCGGATTCGCGCTACTTGGCTTCCCGCGGCTGATAGTTCCCAGAGGTCCACTGACAGACCTGAGCATCAGTATTCGGGCTGTCGCTGGAGGGAAGGATCTCTCAATTCGGCAACGTGTCGTGGAGTTCTCGAGCGGTGGCCATCTCCGCCATGACACATGGAAAGAAAATGAACCGCTGACTTTCCACGCAACGGAGACCATCGATCGCCAGCCGGTTGGTGTCTACGTGCTTTTGGCCGGAACTGCCGACAGGATCGTATTCGAGGTGAGCAGCGCCAGTGAGAAGTTGATCGCGGAATGGGTCCCAGGTTTGTAGAGTGGAGGAGGTCCGATGCCTGACAAGAAGGTGTACCTGTATGACAGTTCCAATGCTTCCCTTCAAGTACGCGGCATTCGGGTAGAGCTTTACGATGCGATGACCAAGACATATATCGATGGGGCTGATTCGGACGATCTGAACCCGGGGCACGTTCCATCAAACACGTGGGGTGTGGTACTGAATTTCCCGTCCGGCACGACGCCGGTAGACATCTACATCTCCGATGCCGATTACAAGTATCCCGGTAACACATTGCGATTCCTGAATGGCGATCTCAGAGACGAAGTCTACATGGATCTGCTGCAGGTTCCCACAGGTCCAGGCGGGCAACCCCCGATAGCAGCGCCAGGCAGCGTTCCGCAGATCAACTCATGGGTGAGTG from Terriglobia bacterium harbors:
- a CDS encoding ATP-binding cassette domain-containing protein, with product MIQLSSAGKRYGEKLLFDDLDWLVTPQDRVGVVGANGTGKSTLLKILGGLETLDYGAISVARGITFGYLPQEGLALAGRSVFDECMSVFTELLGIEQELHALAGKISELDPASAEYAEVAERYHRLDHEFGARDGYAIEAQVGAVLAGLGFQKEDWQRRTEEFSGGWQMRIALAKLLLQKPNLLLLDEPTNHLDLESRNWLEEYLQAYPYAYVLISHDRYFLDVTVKKIVEIWNKRVHFYPGNYDKYLAQKTQRLEQLQAAYRNQRERIEQLEAFINRFRYTATKAKQVQSRIKELERMERVHIPPEERTIHFKFPQPKPSGRMVAEFIGVEKSYGERRVLREVNFLIERGDRIALVGVNGAGKSTLIRLLAGLEPVTSGERRLGHNVEADYFAQDQYKQLDPEQRVFDDLEKLAPRATQTELRSLLGSFLFTEGDVFKRIRVLSGGERNRYALARMLMYPSNFLLLDEPTNHLDLRAKDVLLEALEKFAGTVVFVSHDRYFIDKLATKVFEVAEQTVTVFPGNYEDFRWRKEQEGKDIPSAAKAGKGAGLNGTTPSPSTSLGTGSAVPLRNIGIGDDQDGRSGEAGLGRKRLNPIKLRQMQERQQELEEAVSRVEAEIAQCESGLQTFVSVQETARLTELLERRRSELAPLVAEWEALSVALESNA
- a CDS encoding Crp/Fnr family transcriptional regulator, which translates into the protein MPNAAPYGMELVENCLMCKMRSESFFCSLPPRTLDAFEKIKFPSALPRASVLFVEGQLPRGIYLLCRGRVKLSVNSSDGKTMILKIAEPGEVLGMHAVVSNQPYELTAETVQPCQVVFIKREDFQKFLEEHGSACLQAARHLSDNCHNAYDMIRAIGLSHSASEKLARMLLELASEGEATKEGIRVKLALTHEEIAQVIGTSRETVTRLLGSFRKKQLASLRGSTLLIKNKAGLERLVGS